A window of the Streptomyces sp. Ag109_O5-10 genome harbors these coding sequences:
- a CDS encoding discoidin domain-containing protein, with translation MTRHKPRSWRRRTATAVLASAVMVLGLPAVGAHAAGGPNAAADARTTAGSARAAHAAVNVTDGDTDTYWQAGKKSAQWVQTDLGRTMRVREVVLRLPERWQTRKQTLALQGSADGKSFATLKSAAQYVFSPGDDNTVKVSFPATLARYVRADFSANSVAGTAQLAELQVLRTAASTPNLALGKTFSESGHADVYGAANAGDGNRNTYWESTNNAFPQWLKVDLGSSVQVNQVALRLPSGWPSRNQTLKIQGSTDNQNFTDLTASKAYAFNSSDDQSATISFDTTTTRYVRAYFTANDGWPAAQASELEVYGPATGDTQAPTAPANLAYTEPASGQIKLTWSAATDDTGVTGYDVYANGQLRASVAGNVLTYTDSQPAGTDITYFVRAKDAAGNVSANSNSVTRKGASGDTQAPTAPGNLAYTQSGNDVKLTWQASSDNVAVTGYDVYANDQLLKSVAGDATTYTDTPSATATVTYYVKAKDAAGNVSVASNSVTRPGNGTGSDLAQGKPIEASSYTFTYVAANANDGQIGTYWESAGGAYPATLTTKLGANADLSQVVVKLNPDPAWSTRTQNIQVLGRDQDATTFTSLAAAKDYTFNPATGNTVTIPVSGAAADIQLKFASNTGAPGGQVAEFQVIGTPAANPDLKVTGITNSPTAPVESDAISLSATVTNSGSKAAKATDLNFTLGGTKAATADVPALAAGASATVTASIGSRDAGSYPVGAQVDPSNKVIEQNEGNNTFTRSDALVVKPVSSSDLVAAPVAWTPSSASAGDNVAFTVALKNQGTIDSASGAHGVTLTVQDANGATVKTLSGSYNGTVASGQTTAPISLGSWTAVNGKYTVKTVIADDTNELPVKRTNNTTTQNLFVGRGADMPYDMYEAEDGTVGGGAKVVGPNRTIGDLAGEASGRKAVTLDATGEYVEWTTRAATNTLVTRFAIPDGTNATLDVYVDGQFLKAIDLTSKYAWLYGSETAPGNSPGSGAPRHIYDEANLLLGKTVPAGSKIRLQKDAANTASYYAVDFINTEQATAVANPDPAAYTVPAGFTQQDVQNALDKVRMDTTGKLVGVYLPAGDYDTSSKFQVYGKAVKVVGAGPWFTRFHAPASQENTDVGFRAEATANGSTFAGFAYFGNYTSRIDGPGKVFDFSNVSNITIDNIWAEHMVCLYWGANTDNMTISNSRIRDTFADGINMTNGSTDNHVVNNDARATGDDSFALFSAIDAGGADEKNNLYENLTSTLTWRAAGIAVYGGYHNTFRNIRVADTLVYSGITISSLDFGYPMNGFGTDPTTIENVSLDRTGGHFWGSQVFPAIWAFSASKVFQGIRVNDVDIDDSTYGGVMFQTNYVGGQPQFPVKDTIFTDISITNSKKSGDAFDAKSGFGIWANELPEPGQGPAVGEATFRNLRMSGNAQDIKNTTTTFKINIE, from the coding sequence ATGACTCGACACAAGCCGAGATCCTGGAGACGGCGCACAGCGACCGCTGTGCTCGCCTCCGCCGTCATGGTTCTGGGCCTGCCCGCCGTCGGCGCACACGCGGCAGGCGGCCCGAACGCCGCCGCGGACGCCAGGACCACGGCAGGCAGCGCCCGCGCCGCACATGCGGCCGTCAACGTCACCGACGGCGACACCGACACCTACTGGCAGGCCGGGAAGAAGTCGGCCCAGTGGGTCCAGACCGACCTCGGTCGGACCATGCGCGTCCGCGAGGTCGTGCTGCGACTGCCCGAGCGGTGGCAGACCCGCAAGCAGACGCTGGCGCTCCAGGGCAGCGCCGACGGCAAGAGCTTCGCCACGCTCAAGTCGGCGGCGCAGTACGTCTTCAGTCCGGGCGACGACAACACCGTGAAGGTCTCCTTCCCCGCGACCCTCGCCCGTTACGTGCGGGCCGACTTCAGCGCCAACTCGGTCGCCGGCACCGCCCAGCTCGCCGAGCTGCAGGTCCTCAGGACCGCCGCCTCGACGCCCAACCTCGCCCTGGGCAAGACCTTCAGCGAGAGCGGGCACGCCGACGTCTACGGCGCGGCCAACGCCGGTGACGGCAACCGCAACACCTACTGGGAGAGCACCAACAACGCCTTCCCGCAGTGGCTCAAGGTCGACCTCGGCTCCTCGGTCCAGGTGAACCAGGTGGCGCTGCGGCTGCCCAGCGGCTGGCCGAGCCGCAACCAGACCCTCAAGATCCAGGGCTCCACGGACAACCAGAACTTCACCGACCTGACCGCGTCGAAGGCGTACGCCTTCAACAGCTCCGACGACCAGTCGGCGACCATCAGCTTCGACACGACCACGACGCGGTACGTACGGGCGTACTTCACCGCCAACGACGGCTGGCCCGCCGCGCAGGCGTCCGAGCTGGAGGTCTACGGACCGGCCACCGGCGACACCCAGGCACCCACCGCGCCGGCCAACCTGGCCTACACCGAACCGGCCTCGGGGCAGATCAAGCTGACCTGGAGCGCGGCCACCGACGACACGGGGGTGACCGGGTACGACGTCTACGCAAACGGCCAGTTGCGGGCGAGCGTCGCCGGGAACGTCCTGACCTACACCGACTCCCAGCCGGCCGGCACCGACATCACCTACTTCGTGCGGGCCAAGGACGCCGCGGGCAACGTCTCCGCCAACAGCAACAGCGTCACCCGCAAGGGAGCGAGCGGCGACACCCAGGCCCCGACGGCACCCGGCAACCTCGCGTACACGCAGTCCGGCAACGACGTGAAGCTCACCTGGCAGGCGTCGAGCGACAACGTGGCGGTCACCGGCTACGACGTCTACGCCAATGACCAGCTCCTCAAGAGCGTGGCGGGCGACGCGACGACGTACACCGACACCCCGTCGGCGACGGCCACCGTCACCTACTACGTGAAGGCGAAGGACGCCGCCGGGAACGTGTCGGTGGCGAGCAACAGCGTCACCCGGCCCGGGAACGGCACGGGCTCCGACCTCGCCCAGGGCAAGCCCATCGAGGCCTCCTCGTACACCTTCACCTACGTCGCCGCGAACGCCAACGACGGCCAGATCGGCACCTACTGGGAGAGCGCGGGCGGCGCCTACCCGGCCACCCTCACCACCAAGCTGGGCGCCAACGCCGACCTCAGCCAGGTCGTCGTCAAGCTCAACCCGGACCCGGCCTGGTCCACCCGCACCCAGAACATCCAGGTGCTCGGCCGCGACCAGGACGCGACCACCTTCACCAGCCTCGCCGCGGCGAAGGACTACACCTTCAACCCGGCCACCGGCAACACCGTGACCATCCCGGTCTCCGGCGCCGCCGCCGACATCCAGCTCAAGTTCGCCTCCAACACCGGCGCCCCCGGCGGACAGGTCGCCGAGTTCCAGGTGATCGGCACCCCGGCCGCCAACCCGGACCTCAAGGTCACCGGCATCACCAACTCACCCACGGCTCCCGTGGAGTCGGACGCCATCAGCCTCTCCGCGACCGTCACCAACAGCGGCAGCAAGGCGGCCAAGGCCACCGACCTGAACTTCACCCTCGGCGGCACCAAGGCGGCCACCGCCGACGTCCCGGCCCTCGCGGCGGGCGCCTCGGCGACGGTCACCGCGAGCATCGGCAGCCGGGACGCGGGCAGTTACCCGGTCGGCGCCCAGGTGGACCCGTCCAACAAGGTCATCGAGCAGAACGAGGGCAACAACACCTTCACCCGCTCCGACGCCCTCGTCGTCAAGCCCGTCTCCAGCTCCGACCTGGTCGCCGCACCGGTCGCCTGGACGCCCTCCAGTGCCTCGGCCGGCGACAACGTCGCCTTCACCGTGGCCCTCAAGAACCAGGGGACCATCGACTCCGCCTCCGGCGCGCACGGCGTCACCCTCACGGTCCAGGACGCGAACGGCGCCACCGTCAAGACGCTCAGCGGCTCCTACAACGGCACCGTCGCCTCCGGACAGACGACCGCGCCGATCAGCCTCGGCTCCTGGACCGCCGTCAACGGCAAGTACACCGTGAAGACGGTCATCGCCGACGACACCAACGAACTGCCGGTCAAGCGCACCAACAACACCACCACACAGAACCTGTTCGTCGGCCGCGGCGCCGACATGCCGTACGACATGTACGAGGCCGAGGACGGCACGGTCGGCGGCGGCGCCAAGGTCGTCGGCCCCAACCGCACCATCGGCGACCTCGCGGGCGAGGCGAGCGGCCGCAAGGCGGTCACCCTCGACGCCACCGGCGAGTACGTCGAGTGGACGACCCGCGCCGCGACCAACACCCTGGTCACCCGCTTCGCGATCCCGGACGGCACCAACGCCACCCTCGACGTCTACGTGGACGGCCAGTTCCTCAAGGCGATCGACCTCACCTCCAAGTACGCGTGGCTGTACGGCAGCGAGACCGCGCCCGGCAACTCGCCCGGCTCCGGTGCCCCGCGCCACATCTACGACGAGGCGAACCTGCTGCTCGGCAAGACCGTGCCCGCCGGTTCCAAGATCCGCCTCCAGAAGGACGCGGCGAACACCGCCAGTTACTACGCCGTCGACTTCATCAACACCGAACAGGCGACCGCGGTCGCGAACCCCGACCCGGCCGCCTACACGGTCCCGGCCGGCTTCACCCAGCAGGACGTGCAGAACGCCCTCGACAAGGTCCGCATGGACACCACGGGCAAGCTCGTCGGCGTCTACCTCCCCGCCGGCGACTACGACACCTCCAGCAAGTTCCAGGTCTACGGCAAGGCGGTCAAGGTCGTCGGAGCGGGCCCCTGGTTCACCCGCTTCCACGCGCCCGCCTCGCAGGAGAACACCGACGTCGGCTTCCGCGCCGAGGCCACGGCCAACGGCTCGACGTTCGCCGGCTTCGCCTACTTCGGCAACTACACGTCCCGGATCGACGGCCCGGGCAAGGTGTTCGACTTCTCCAACGTCTCGAACATCACCATCGACAACATCTGGGCCGAACACATGGTGTGCCTCTACTGGGGCGCCAACACCGACAACATGACCATCTCGAACTCCCGCATCCGTGACACGTTCGCCGACGGCATCAACATGACGAACGGCTCCACGGACAACCACGTCGTCAACAACGACGCCCGCGCCACGGGCGACGACAGCTTCGCGCTCTTCTCGGCCATCGACGCCGGCGGCGCCGACGAGAAGAACAACCTCTACGAGAACCTGACCTCCACCCTCACCTGGCGCGCGGCCGGCATCGCCGTCTACGGCGGGTACCACAACACCTTCCGCAACATCCGCGTCGCCGACACCCTCGTCTACTCCGGCATCACGATCTCCTCGCTGGACTTCGGCTACCCGATGAACGGCTTCGGCACCGATCCCACGACGATCGAGAACGTCTCCCTGGACAGAACCGGCGGCCACTTCTGGGGCTCCCAGGTCTTCCCCGCCATCTGGGCGTTCTCCGCCTCGAAGGTCTTCCAGGGCATCCGGGTCAACGACGTCGACATCGACGACTCCACGTACGGAGGCGTCATGTTCCAGACCAACTACGTCGGCGGCCAGCCGCAGTTCCCGGTGAAGGACACCATCTTCACCGACATCTCCATCACCAACTCCAAGAAGAGCGGAGACGCCTTCGACGCCAAGTCCGGCTTCGGCATCTGGGCCAACGAACTGCCCGAACCCGGCCAGGGTCCCGCCGTCGGCGAGGCCACCTTCCGCAACCTGCGGATGAGCGGCAACGCCCAGGACATCAAGAACACGACCACCACGTTCAAGATCAACATCGAGTGA
- a CDS encoding phosphotransferase family protein: protein MDEVEVVVAHSERATLRVGDVFLKVDADHARIEVEVEAMGLVPVPTPEVLWRKRPVLAIAAVPGTALGRLGQPSAASPAAWAAAGAALRQLHEAPLPPWPGRRRRGPDELAAELDGECELLVANGVLPADLVTRNRQVAEAAIRPWTPVFTHGDLQAEHVFVDGDEVTGIIDWSEAGRGDALFDLATLTLGHEEHLGDVIAGYGTDVDLDVLRAWWSVRSLLGVRWLVEHGFDPSAPGCEVDVLRSRM, encoded by the coding sequence ATGGACGAGGTCGAAGTCGTCGTCGCCCACTCCGAGCGCGCGACGCTGCGCGTCGGCGACGTGTTCTTGAAGGTGGACGCCGATCACGCGCGCATCGAGGTCGAGGTCGAGGCGATGGGCCTGGTGCCGGTCCCGACTCCGGAGGTCCTGTGGCGCAAGCGGCCCGTGCTCGCCATCGCCGCCGTCCCGGGGACGGCGCTCGGCCGGCTCGGTCAGCCGTCGGCCGCTTCGCCGGCGGCATGGGCCGCGGCGGGTGCCGCCCTCCGGCAGTTGCACGAGGCGCCGCTGCCGCCCTGGCCCGGCCGCCGCCGCCGGGGTCCCGACGAGCTGGCGGCGGAACTCGACGGCGAGTGCGAGTTGCTCGTGGCGAACGGCGTTCTGCCCGCCGACCTGGTCACCCGCAACCGCCAGGTCGCCGAGGCCGCGATCCGGCCGTGGACCCCGGTGTTCACGCACGGCGACCTGCAGGCCGAGCACGTCTTTGTCGACGGCGACGAGGTCACCGGCATCATCGACTGGTCCGAAGCGGGCCGGGGCGACGCCCTGTTCGACCTCGCCACCCTGACGCTGGGCCACGAGGAGCACCTCGGCGACGTCATCGCCGGTTACGGCACCGACGTCGACCTCGACGTGCTCCGCGCGTGGTGGTCGGTGCGAAGTCTGCTGGGGGTGCGCTGGCTGGTCGAGCACGGCTTCGACCCGTCCGCGCCGGGCTGTGAGGTCGACGTGCTGAGATCCCGGATGTGA
- a CDS encoding MFS transporter has translation MSAATTPPTDRPAPDAPSAAGTPLARLYRRELTDYPPTGRRMGYLAIVVVTTVVLYYMLYIQYAVATSIITHFGMTYRYFIWVSVIGNAVGAFASLVAGLADRWGRANLVVYGLLVAALLVFFGLPDAANKTTYLVLFALVSFIEGIVLVATPALIRDFSPQLGRATAMGYWTMGPVIGSLVVTVVTSNTLDSATWQDELRYSAIAGFVVLVFAIVALRELSPALRDQIMVTLRDRALVEARAKGLDTEALRRGEWRQMMRLDVLGSAFAVAVFLLLYYAAVGNFVVYFSTVFGYSEQRTNALANWYWGANAIALVLVGLASDRLKVRKPFMIVGAAGSIAVTAVFATRATHLTTGYYTFAWLFVGIGLFSGIAYAPWMASFTETVEKHNPAATAAGLAVWGWTVRIVVAVSAAFIPVLVTSVTPLVEHGAEVKAASAQAAPALAIVDAHPDLFAELDKYTPATTPPALSARAVKEVGAANLAVVQKAGPQLKVLKEYGTKVQKASKDGPGEWRTWWWICVGGQVVFLPFVFVMAGRWSPKKARMDAEAHQLAVNRELTALAAAEE, from the coding sequence ATGTCCGCTGCCACGACACCGCCCACCGACAGACCCGCACCCGACGCACCCTCCGCCGCCGGCACCCCGCTGGCCCGGCTGTACCGCCGCGAACTGACCGACTATCCGCCCACCGGCCGCCGCATGGGGTACCTCGCGATCGTGGTCGTCACCACCGTCGTCCTGTACTACATGCTGTACATCCAGTACGCGGTGGCGACGTCGATCATCACGCACTTCGGCATGACGTACCGCTACTTCATCTGGGTCTCGGTGATCGGCAACGCGGTCGGGGCCTTCGCCTCGCTCGTGGCGGGTCTGGCGGACCGCTGGGGCCGGGCGAACCTGGTGGTCTACGGACTGCTGGTCGCGGCGCTGCTGGTCTTCTTCGGGCTGCCCGACGCGGCGAACAAGACGACCTACCTGGTGCTCTTCGCGCTCGTCAGCTTCATCGAGGGCATCGTGCTGGTCGCCACCCCGGCTTTGATCAGGGACTTCTCCCCGCAGCTCGGCCGGGCCACCGCGATGGGGTACTGGACGATGGGGCCGGTCATCGGCTCCCTGGTGGTCACCGTCGTCACCAGCAACACCCTCGACAGCGCCACCTGGCAGGACGAGCTGCGCTATTCGGCGATCGCCGGGTTCGTCGTCCTCGTCTTCGCGATCGTCGCGCTGCGCGAGCTGTCCCCGGCGCTGCGGGACCAGATCATGGTGACGCTGCGGGACCGGGCCCTGGTCGAGGCACGCGCCAAGGGGCTGGACACCGAGGCGCTGCGGCGCGGCGAGTGGCGGCAGATGATGCGCCTGGACGTGCTGGGCTCGGCCTTCGCCGTCGCCGTGTTCCTGCTGCTGTACTACGCGGCGGTCGGCAACTTCGTCGTGTACTTCTCGACCGTCTTCGGCTACAGCGAGCAGCGCACCAACGCGCTGGCCAACTGGTACTGGGGAGCGAACGCCATCGCCCTGGTCCTGGTCGGTCTGGCCTCGGACCGGCTGAAGGTGCGCAAGCCCTTCATGATCGTCGGCGCGGCCGGCTCGATCGCGGTGACCGCGGTCTTCGCCACCCGCGCCACCCACCTGACGACCGGCTACTACACCTTCGCCTGGCTGTTCGTCGGCATCGGCCTCTTCAGCGGTATCGCCTACGCGCCCTGGATGGCGAGCTTCACCGAGACGGTGGAGAAGCACAACCCGGCGGCCACCGCGGCGGGTCTGGCGGTGTGGGGCTGGACCGTGCGCATCGTGGTCGCCGTCTCCGCCGCCTTCATCCCGGTGCTGGTCACCTCCGTGACCCCGCTCGTGGAGCACGGCGCCGAGGTCAAGGCCGCCTCGGCGCAGGCGGCGCCCGCGCTGGCGATCGTCGACGCGCATCCGGACCTCTTCGCCGAGCTCGACAAATACACCCCGGCCACCACCCCTCCCGCGCTGAGCGCCCGCGCCGTCAAGGAGGTCGGCGCGGCGAACCTCGCCGTCGTACAGAAGGCGGGTCCGCAGCTGAAGGTGCTGAAGGAGTACGGCACCAAGGTCCAGAAGGCGTCGAAGGACGGCCCCGGTGAATGGCGCACCTGGTGGTGGATCTGCGTCGGCGGCCAGGTGGTCTTCCTGCCCTTCGTCTTCGTGATGGCGGGCCGGTGGAGCCCGAAGAAGGCGCGCATGGACGCCGAGGCGCACCAACTGGCCGTCAACCGCGAGCTGACCGCCCTGGCCGCCGCCGAGGAGTGA
- a CDS encoding discoidin domain-containing protein produces MTPRTRIRTRTRRVAAPLTAGVLAAGLLAAQAHAAGSVVKVTGGQGAWQLTVDGQPYQIKGLTWGPSVSDAEKYMPDLTSMGVNTIRTWGTDATSKPLFDSAAAHGIKVIAGFWLQPGGGPGSGGCVNYLTDTAYKNQVLDEFPKWVQTYKDNPGVLMWDVGNESVLGLQNCYSGDELERQRDAYTTLVNDITRKIHAIDPNHPVTSTDAWVGAWPYFKKNAPDLDLYAVNSYNAVCDVKAAWQQGGYTKPYIVTETGPAGEWEVPDDANGVPLEPSDQAKADGYTRAWNCVTGHRGVALGATMFHYGTEYDFGGIWFNLLPAGQKRLSYYAVKRAYGADTGHDNTPPVISGLTVEGGAGQVQAGRDLVLSVQATDPDGDRISYEVLDNSMYIDQSKNLASLPFTDLGGGRLRFTAPDRPGVWKVYVKATDGHGNVGVETRSIRVVPPVPSGTDVARGRPATASSYQASYGDCPCTAANAVDGDQATRWASDWSDPQWLQVDLGTRTTFRHVQLSWEASYAKAYTIQTSDDGQNWRTVHTVTDGNGGIDDFDVTGTGRYVRVNGTARGTGWGYSLYEFGVYA; encoded by the coding sequence ATGACCCCACGCACCCGCATCCGTACCCGAACCCGCCGCGTCGCGGCACCCCTCACCGCCGGCGTACTGGCCGCCGGACTCCTCGCCGCCCAGGCCCACGCCGCAGGCAGTGTCGTCAAGGTCACCGGCGGCCAGGGAGCCTGGCAGCTGACGGTGGACGGGCAGCCGTACCAGATCAAGGGCCTGACCTGGGGCCCGAGCGTCTCGGACGCCGAGAAGTACATGCCCGACCTCACCTCCATGGGCGTCAACACCATCCGCACCTGGGGCACCGACGCCACCAGCAAGCCGCTGTTCGACTCCGCGGCCGCGCACGGCATCAAGGTGATCGCCGGCTTCTGGCTCCAGCCCGGCGGCGGACCCGGCAGCGGCGGCTGCGTCAACTACCTGACCGACACCGCCTACAAGAACCAGGTGCTCGACGAGTTCCCCAAGTGGGTGCAGACCTACAAGGACAACCCCGGCGTGCTCATGTGGGACGTCGGCAACGAGTCGGTCCTCGGCCTGCAGAACTGCTACAGCGGTGACGAACTGGAGAGGCAGCGCGACGCCTACACCACCCTCGTCAACGACATCACCAGGAAGATCCACGCCATCGACCCGAACCATCCGGTCACGTCCACCGACGCGTGGGTCGGCGCCTGGCCCTACTTCAAGAAGAACGCGCCGGACCTCGATCTGTACGCCGTGAACTCCTACAACGCGGTCTGCGACGTCAAGGCCGCCTGGCAGCAAGGGGGTTACACCAAGCCCTACATCGTCACCGAGACCGGGCCGGCCGGCGAGTGGGAGGTCCCGGACGACGCCAACGGGGTCCCGCTGGAGCCCTCCGACCAGGCGAAGGCCGACGGCTACACCCGTGCGTGGAACTGCGTCACCGGGCACCGGGGGGTCGCGCTCGGCGCCACGATGTTCCACTACGGCACCGAGTACGACTTCGGCGGCATCTGGTTCAACCTGCTGCCCGCCGGCCAGAAGCGCCTGTCGTACTACGCCGTGAAGCGGGCCTACGGCGCTGACACCGGCCACGACAACACCCCGCCCGTCATCTCCGGCCTCACCGTGGAGGGCGGCGCGGGGCAGGTGCAGGCCGGACGCGACCTCGTCCTGTCCGTGCAGGCCACCGACCCCGACGGCGACCGGATCTCCTACGAGGTCCTCGACAACAGCATGTACATCGACCAGAGCAAGAACCTGGCCTCGCTGCCCTTCACCGACCTCGGCGGCGGCCGTCTCAGGTTCACCGCGCCCGACCGTCCGGGCGTCTGGAAGGTCTACGTCAAGGCGACGGACGGGCACGGCAACGTCGGCGTGGAGACCCGCTCGATCCGCGTCGTACCGCCGGTCCCGTCCGGCACCGACGTGGCCCGCGGCAGACCCGCCACCGCCTCGTCGTACCAGGCGAGTTACGGTGACTGCCCGTGCACGGCGGCCAACGCGGTCGACGGCGACCAGGCCACCCGCTGGGCCAGTGACTGGAGCGACCCGCAGTGGCTCCAGGTCGACCTCGGCACCCGCACCACGTTCCGGCACGTCCAGCTGTCCTGGGAGGCCTCGTACGCCAAGGCGTACACCATCCAGACCTCCGACGACGGCCAGAACTGGCGGACCGTGCACACCGTGACCGACGGCAACGGCGGGATCGACGACTTCGACGTCACCGGGACCGGCCGCTACGTGCGCGTCAACGGGACCGCGCGGGGCACCGGCTGGGGCTACTCGCTGTACGAGTTCGGCGTCTACGCCTGA
- a CDS encoding DUF1203 domain-containing protein: MNPTFPPLPIPAAALRELRVQDDAGNPPRPYPDDEGGAPLRCCLRSSTRGELIALVSYAPLRRWAAQTDADPGAYDEQGPVFVHAEDCGGPSGENLGYPWARPGALRVLRRYDGRGHITGGRMLELPADPDLAFEHALAEAFADPETAQVHVRAVEHGCYHFRVQRP, encoded by the coding sequence ATGAATCCCACCTTTCCTCCCCTGCCCATCCCCGCCGCGGCCCTCAGGGAACTGCGCGTCCAGGACGACGCGGGGAATCCGCCACGCCCGTACCCGGACGACGAGGGCGGCGCGCCGCTGCGCTGCTGCCTGCGGTCCAGTACCCGGGGAGAGCTGATCGCCCTCGTGTCCTACGCCCCGCTGCGCCGGTGGGCGGCGCAGACGGACGCCGATCCCGGGGCGTACGACGAACAGGGACCGGTCTTCGTCCACGCCGAGGACTGCGGCGGTCCGTCCGGGGAGAACCTCGGCTACCCCTGGGCACGCCCCGGTGCCCTGCGCGTCCTGCGCCGCTACGACGGGCGAGGCCACATCACGGGCGGCCGCATGCTGGAGCTCCCGGCCGACCCCGACCTCGCCTTCGAGCACGCACTGGCCGAGGCGTTCGCCGACCCCGAGACCGCCCAGGTCCACGTCCGCGCCGTCGAACACGGCTGCTACCACTTCCGCGTGCAGCGCCCCTGA
- a CDS encoding LacI family DNA-binding transcriptional regulator: protein MSRRAPTLEDVAREAGVSRATVSRVVNGIRNVDPEIQEMVRGAIERTGYAPNRAARSLVIRRSETVALVVSGAGDTTDAGQNAFATSVFADPFFGRVVSGIVGFLRPRSMHPVLMFAESAQAREEVVTYLRQGRADGALVVSTHADDPLPALLADARLPAVLFARPSRPVPLSYVDLAHRDGGRLAAEHLLARGCRRPATVCGPLDVEASQERLAGFRDTLARHGHPYVPVAEGGFTLDSGLAATSELLARHPDTDGVFAANDLMAQGACQVVREQGRRVPEDVAVVGFDDSGIAETCRPRLTTIRQPVEEMAAEMARLLDEHIHGARTEATSVVFDPKLVVRDSA, encoded by the coding sequence ATGAGCAGACGGGCCCCGACGCTCGAGGACGTCGCCCGGGAGGCCGGTGTCTCCCGGGCGACCGTGTCCCGGGTCGTCAACGGCATCCGCAACGTGGATCCGGAGATACAGGAGATGGTCCGCGGGGCCATCGAGCGGACGGGTTACGCGCCCAACCGGGCCGCCCGTTCCCTGGTGATCCGGCGGTCCGAGACCGTCGCCCTGGTGGTCTCCGGTGCCGGGGACACCACGGACGCCGGGCAGAACGCCTTCGCCACGTCGGTGTTCGCGGATCCCTTCTTCGGACGGGTCGTCAGCGGGATCGTCGGGTTCCTGCGCCCCCGTTCGATGCACCCCGTCCTGATGTTCGCCGAGTCCGCTCAGGCTCGGGAGGAGGTGGTGACCTACCTGCGCCAGGGCCGCGCGGACGGCGCCCTCGTGGTCTCCACCCACGCGGACGACCCGCTGCCGGCCCTGCTCGCCGACGCCCGGCTTCCCGCGGTGCTGTTCGCCCGCCCCTCCCGTCCGGTCCCGCTCAGCTACGTGGACCTGGCGCACCGGGACGGCGGCCGCCTCGCGGCGGAGCACCTCCTCGCGCGCGGCTGCCGCCGCCCCGCCACGGTCTGCGGCCCGCTGGACGTGGAGGCGAGCCAGGAGCGGCTCGCGGGCTTCCGTGACACGCTCGCCCGCCACGGCCACCCCTACGTCCCGGTCGCCGAGGGCGGGTTCACCCTGGACAGCGGTCTCGCGGCCACGTCGGAACTGCTGGCTCGGCACCCCGACACGGACGGCGTGTTCGCCGCCAACGACCTCATGGCGCAGGGCGCCTGCCAGGTCGTACGGGAGCAGGGACGCCGGGTGCCCGAGGACGTCGCCGTCGTCGGCTTCGACGACTCCGGCATCGCCGAGACCTGCCGGCCCCGGCTGACCACGATCCGCCAGCCGGTGGAGGAGATGGCGGCCGAGATGGCCCGCCTGCTCGACGAGCACATCCACGGCGCGCGCACCGAGGCGACGTCGGTCGTCTTCGACCCGAAGCTCGTGGTGCGCGACTCGGCGTAG